The sequence below is a genomic window from Cicer arietinum cultivar CDC Frontier isolate Library 1 chromosome 6, Cicar.CDCFrontier_v2.0, whole genome shotgun sequence.
ttatttgtgcaTCTAGTCCATCTAAATtccattaattttaaatatttatagttttacttttaaGTCATGATACTCTAACAGGTGTTTCTCATGCATATTTACGCTGCGTGTTAGTAATGGGGTTAGAAACTCAAACATTTTTCATAAAACCTATTTATCACTCACGATACTCACAACTCTCACATACTCCAACAGTTTCTCTGTTTCAAACCTTCAAACTTCCCCATATATCTCTAAATCATGCTTCAATGGCTTCAAGTTCATCCTTAAACCATTCACTCAACAACGTCTCATATGTTCCTTCCATGCAATTCCATCTTGATCAGTTAGAAATTCTTCATGAACTCAAGGTCAACTTCACAAACCTTGCTGAAAATGAGTTTGATTTTATTGAGGATTTTGCTATAATAGGTTGGTATAAGTACTTTAACCTAGAACAAGAGGTAGCTCTGGACATTCTAGCTAAAGAATTTTGGAGATTCATTGATGCAAACACAAACGGCGAAGTACCAAGAACTGTGTTAGGGCTTCCAATGAAGATCAGTCAAAAATACCTCGTTGCCATTACAAGATGCCCAAATGAAGGTATGTTGGTTGAGAATGGTTATGAGTCAAAGGTTTGCTCATCGATAATCAATAAATAGTTATTCGAAGATCCTAAGGTGAACTCTAAGTTCGTGCACTTAAAACCTAAGTACAAggttattttcaaaattctttttggGTGTGTGGTACCTAAATATGGGTCTAAGAATCAcattatcaaatatcacaacGGTCTAATGTGCAACATCTCTCAAAGGATCAAGACGAATCCTCCCTGAAGTAGCAACATCAATCACAAGGAAGGAGATTTGAATTGTGATCcctttttaaaatcttaattactgaactaaatttaaattaactcaagatcaacCTTGGTTTCAAATAGAAAGTCTATAATGTTATGGGTATGttagagataaataaaatatattagttctAGATGATATGTGATCAAtgagtgaaaaataaataaatatgaggATAAGAATAGCTCCGATGTGAATCCTAAAATATCATCAATAATTACAAAGCCATATCTCATTTCTCCTAGACTTGTAGTTTTGATAGGATCAAAGAGATCAATGTGACATATAGCTCAAGAGGTTTTTGAGTTGAAACAAAGTCTTTTGAATAGAAACTACTCTTGACATGTTCTTCTTTAGTACATGTTTCACATATTCTATCTTTGTCAAAACTGATCTTTGGCAGGCCTTgaacaagatcaagtttggttaattttgaaattgttttcatgctccagtttgtttgtgtcatatcCACTTTTGTTAGTTTATGGTCATAAAACACGATCTAGTTAGTAATTCTTCTAAATATAAGACATGCATTATTTTTCTTCTCGACccaaaaaagaatttttttttttagaagatgCATGCTTGACTTTACAtgtgttttgtttaaaaataacttcaaaacactacgcgaaaaaacctatttcacaacgctttttttaagtcatttacatcgctttttaaaaaaaaataagcgttgtagcaTCCgacgctgtaaaaagatacaacactttttaaaataaaaaagcgcaaTAAAATAGTTAGATATACTATGCGCTTGTTGTActcgttttacaacgctttttggaaaaaacgctataaaggtgcattcaatagatgcattattatgcacctattatagcacttttttgaaaaagcgttgtgaaaggtgcattcaatagatgcattattatgcacctattacagcgcttttttggaaaagcgatgtaaaaggtgcattcaatagatgcattattatgcacctattacaacgctatcttttaatttttttccaaaatcattttcaagaAGAATCAGTTCatacaatcagtacacaacaacataactatataactttataatttaactttataactttacatatttacacaatcagttcacaacatattcatatacatattcacatattgacaacagcacagaactatatacatattcatataactacatatccacaaattttcaaatgtgccctattcatatacatataactatcataactacacagaacagaactaccatatattcatataactatcccttgcagcatgccatttcccagcaaatcaaataattttcatttcaatcacatactgacaccagtcttcctttatttcaactAGATCTCTtccagagtatgttggactggaattgtcaaagtactgtgcgatataaaaattgaacataagtaagttagaatcaaatatatacatagtttatatatgaaaatcaaataatgaaaatattgtaccgtttctgggattatagtttgattcatatcaacaatctccttcatggatCGCAGTATATAGTACCCAtagtcgatgttgttagtttgacgagggcactataaaataaaacatataagtcgataaatatttgtgcattgatagaagtataagttcaacatgcattttagtgaaacaaaaaactaataaatacaatacctgaaaaatAGAAGAACAATAGGGTTACGGCGCAAAAATACGAACAAAGAAGAACAGCGCAGAAATATgaacggttcgtaggagagTAGGGTTCACAGAAACAAAGATGGTTCGCAATGTCAAGGAGAATTAAGAGGAAataagcgtatgaagtttacgtaatgagggttagtaacaaggcaatattgttcgtagggttcacaatgagaaggagaatgaagaggaggaggaaacaagcgtagtaagtttacgtaatgaagaggaaactgaagcggtttagggATAATATTTGAATGTGAGTTgatagggatagtaacaaatatggagaTGGTTCGCAATGAAGATGGTTGGCAATATGGTTCGTATGGACaatagggttcgcaatgagaaggacaatGAATAGGTGGAGGACTCtgaagcgtagtgaagtttacgaaatgaagaggaaacaaaagcggtttactgttatatataaaaccctattacaacgctcattgaaagagcgctgtaaaagacctcattaacttagtttttaaaagcctattacatcgctctttgaaagagcactgtaaaagacctccttaacttattttttaaaagcctattatgtaacattatatatatatatatatatatatatatatatatatatacaattactAAGAATAACATGCggatagaagaaaaaaaaggaagaactATAAATCTAAAAAGATAGAAGTATACCCAAATAAAGAGTAGCTAGAGTGCTTTGTGGTTGTGGTAACGGTTATTAGCAAACAACATATCAAGAACGCTTCAAGAGGTGAGTAATTACACCCTTTAAACTTTCATGGtacatttattttggaaatttagaaTGGAAAAAGAGTTATGTGTTTTGATTGgtattttcttctaaaaatatatttttgtcaagaccctaactctattaaaattgagattttatgaattgtaataatagattataaattgatttatttattattgtttgttaaattaccattttgatgattgttttaatatatattctttaaaaagattgttttattatatattcttgaatgattgttgttattagatattcaaatgaaatattatattataaatatgattttacgaatataactgttgaaatatgaattatttggattgtatgtgtttgagagatatatatCCTTTAACAAGACtgtgttattatattttcttgaatgataaTTGTTaccatatattcaaatgaaatagtagattataaatatgatttttcaaatatagttgttgaaatatgaattatttggattgcatgtgtttgagagatatatattctttaaaaagattgttttattatattttcttgaatgatcattgttattatatattcaaatgaaatattatgtcATAAATATGATTTTGCGTATACGATTGTTAAGattatgaatgattttgaacttcacaaagagatgggtcttgtaccccacctattgatgagttttaaacttcacaaagagatgaggtttaaactccacctggatgagtattaaacttcacaaagagatgatgtTTATTTTTGTGGAATAAATGTATATATTGGAATTATCTGATTATAATAGATGTGGATTATCGTTAATTTATTGGAtgagtttttaattaattattgaaagtaGTTGGTTATTATAGAGAAATCTTAGTTATATCACGAATActtctaaagaatatttttggatgaAGGCGGGTGCCATGATCGACTTTTCCGGTTACCACTCCAGCTGAGAATAATActtgttttgaaattgtgtgtattattcactgggattttttatctcattaaagtgttgttttcagaTACTGAGACCGTTGGAGACGTCGAGAGTTAAGAAGTTCTACCTCCCTTGAGAAGAGTGATTTCCTTCGATTAGGttagtagatcaagaataagtagacataaTGTCTACATTGCACTTTATGTCGGGATTAGATACTATTTGCCcagttttggatattttaattattaaatatttttcagttgtaagaataattttttgagaTTTCATAATATTACATCTctctaataatttattatttataacagTACCTTACTCTCTTATATGATTCTTACAACTGTAGCGTTATTACCTAAATTTTTATACCCACGTAACTAGGCGTTACATTTATGGTATTAGAGCCAAGTCGAACCTAGATCGGACTGTGGTGTGggtttagtttaatttatttttatgatcaatttttgtatatataaaaaaaaatcaaaacttgggCTTATAGGATTGTTTGTTATGGTCATAAATTTTGCATGCTATTAGGCTGGATGAGCGTAGCCAACTCAATGATTGATTCTTAGTGCACAGATTTATGGCGGGTAATAGGCGTGGAATGAATGACGCACTTGTTGAGGCTCTCAGCTTGATGGTTGCAGCCATGCGATAACAAACAGAGACTATTCGTCAGTTAAGAGGATCCAATATCCCAGCAACAATAACCGTAGACCCTCAATATGTAGGAATTTCTGAATTCCGAAAGAACAATCCACCACCATTTTGAGGAAGTCCTGATCTAGTTGAGGCAGAAGAATGGTTGCTGAAGTTAGAGAAAATATTTCGAGTAATGCGGTGCAATGATGGTCAAAAAGTGGACCTTGCCGTTTATATGTTAGAGTCTGATGCAGAGCATTGGTGGAATTGTGCTAGAGGAGGTCTACTGACACAAGGAGTTCCCATTACTTGGGATGGGTTTAAAGAGATATTTCTAGGAAAGTATTTTCCCACAGTGTTCGCATTCAAAAAGAGACAGAGTTTCTTAATCTTCTTCAAGGAGGTATGTCAGTTGTAGAGTATGTAGCCAAATTTGAAGCTCTATCAAGGTACTCTCACTATCTTAGGGACAACCCACAAGACGAGTGGAAGGCAATCAAATTTGAGCAAGGACTGAGGCCTGAGCTGCAAAGATTTATCGGAATTCTAGAGATTCGTGACTATCCCACATTGGTAAACAAGTCTAGGGTGGCTGAGAAAAAGATGCAAGCGCTAGAAGCTGAGAAACTGAAGGAGAAGTTTAACCCTGTTGGAAAAAGGTTTCACAAAAAGGACAATAAATTTCAGAAGAATCTACGTCCTGTGCCCACAATTTAAAAGGACAAGGAAGGACAAGCTTTGATTAGTAAGAATAAGGGATGTGAGAACTGCGGATTTAATCATGGAGACTAGTCATGTCCTGCCGCACGAATTACATGTCTTAAATGTGGAAAGGTTGAACATTATGCTAGATGTTGCAAGAGTGAGGGGCAGGCTCGATCTAGACCCCAAAACCAAGGGAGAGTCTTTACACTCCAAGGAGAAGAGGTGAAGGAGTCAGATGGTTTGATCAAAGGTATGGGctttattaagaataaaaagatTATCATATTCTTTGATTCAGGAGCGACACATTCCTTTATATCTTTGTCTTGTGTGAAAGCCTTGCAATTGACTATTTCTTGTCTACCTTTTGACTTATGTGTTACCACCCCTGCTGAAAAAAATCTTACTACCTCCACTGCATGCTTGAATTCTACTCTTGTTTATCAAAATGTGCCTTATaatgttgatttgatttgttttcCTTTGTCTGGATTAGATGTTATTCTAGGAATGGATTGACTGTCGTCAAATCATGCAGTTATAAATTGTTCTGATAAATCTATCCTTGTCGCACCTCAACCTAGGGCTATTGATTCACCTCATTCGTCCAAATGTTTCGTGTCTGCTCTAGCTTGTCATAGGTATTTAGTTGAGGGAGCTCAAGGATACATGCTCTTATTTTCTTCTAAGGTAGAGGTTGAGGATAATTTAACCTTGATGCCTGTAGTTGGTGAATTTCTTGATGTGTTCCCTAACGATGTCTCTAGCTTGCCACCGAATAGAGAATTAGAATTTTCCATTGATTTAGTGCCAGGGTGTGGCCCAGTGTCGGTAGCACCCTATAGGATGTCAGCATTAGAGTTGAAGGAGCTCAAGAAACAATTATAAGATTTATTGGAAAAAGGATTCATTAGGCCTAGTGTGTCACCATGGGGAGCGCCAGTACTTTTAGTGAAGAAGAAAGATGGGAGCATGAGACTATGTGTAGACTATAGAAAATTGAATCAAGTTACCATTAAGAATAAATATCCCTTGCCTAGGATATATTTATAAAGGGGTTTTTCAGTCTAGCCTTACCTCTCACAAAGTTGACTAGAAAAGGGAAAACTTTTGTGTGGGACCAAGAATGCGAGGATAATTTCCAAGTGCTTAAAGGAAGATTAATTTCAGCATCTGTTTTAGTTATACCAGATCCATCcgtgaatttttttgtttattgtgACGCCTCTAAAAATGGTTTAGGATGTGTTTTAATGCAAGAAGGAAAAGTGGTAGCATATGCATCGAGACAACTTAGATCACACGAGGCGAATTATCCGACCCACGATCTTGAATTACAGCTTGTAGTCTTTGCTCTTAAGATTTGGAGGCATTACTTATATGGAGCAAAATTTGAGGTTTTTAGTGATCATAAGAGTCTTAagtatttgtttgatcaaaaggaattaaatatgagacaaagaaGGTGGATGGAGTTTCTTAAGGACTACGAGTTTGAGTTGAAATATCACCCTGGGAAAGCGAATGTAGTGGTTGATGCTCTCAGTAGAAAATCCTTACATGTGGCTTGTATGATGGTACAAGAGAAAAACCTATTAGAAGAATTTAGAGACATGAATTTGGATGTGTCCCTTAGTGCTATAAGCTTGAATCTAAATAGGCTCGAAATCACTAGTAACTTGAGAGGGGtaataaaaaaagaacaacTCTTAGATAAAGAATTACATTCTCTAGTGAGCAAGGAAAATTATACCTTGTCTAGTGATGGTTTAGTGTTGTTTAAGGATAAGATCATTGTTCCTAAGGAGGGTAGTCTTAAGGATATGATTTTAGAGGAAGCGCATAAGAGTAAGTTCACGATACACCCAGGTAACTAaaatgtatcaggatttgagaagAATGTactggtggccaggaatgaaaaGGGATGTGGCTAGCTTTGTGTCTAAGTGTCTAGTGTGTCACAAGGTTAAGATTGAACACCAAAAGCCTTCAGGGTTGTTGCAGCCTTTAGAGATTCCTGAATGGAAATGGGATAGGATATCTATGGACTTTGTGATGGGTTTGCCAAAGATGCGTATGGGTTTTGATGCTATTTGGGTGATAGTTGACCGATTGACCAAATCAGCTCATTTTCTACCGATCAAAGCAACCTATAGTTTAGATAGATTAGTTGACCTCTATGTTAAGGAGATAGTAAAGTTACACGGTATACCCACCTCTATAGTGTCGGATAAGGATCCATGATTTACTTCTAGATTTTTGAAAGCTTTTCAGAAAGCTTTTGGTACTAGGCTGAGTTTTAGcacagcttaccatccacagaCAGATGGTCAATGAGAAATGACTATTCAAACTCTTGAGGATATGCTTAGAGCTTGTGTTCTAGATGAAGGTGGGAGTTGGGATAAGTATCTACCTCTAGTAGAATTTTCTTATAACAACAATTATCACTCTAGCATAGGTATGGTACCATATGAGGCTCTTTATGGAAGGAGGTGTAGGTCCCCTTTGTGTTGGTGTGAAGTTGGTGAAAAGTATTTGTTAGGACCTGATTTGGTGCAAGAAACCACTAGTAGAATCCAAATAATTAGGCAAAGGATGCTTACAGCACAAAGTAGGCAAAAGAGTTATGCTGACAGGAGGAGAAAACCATTGGAATTTCAAGAAGGGGAACATGTATTCTTGAGAGTCACTCCTAAGACTGGGGTGGGAAGGTCAATGAAAGTCAAAAAATTGAACCCTCGTTTCATGGGTCCTTTCCAAATTCTAAAAAGAGTCGGGTCTGTTGCTTATCAATTGGCTCTTCCGCCACAATTATCTAATCTTCACGACGTATTTCATGTTTCTCATTTGCGAACATATGTGTCCGATAATTCACACGTGATAGCTCCTGAGGCAgttcaattgaaaaataatttaatttttaggcCTAGACCTATTCGAATTATTGACAAAAGTACAAAGACTCTAAGGAATAAGGTGATCCCATTAGTAAAGGTGGTATGGGAAGGGTTAACCTCAGAAGAAGCTACATGGGAACTTGAGGAAGAAGTCATACGTAAATATCCAAATCTCGTCGCTGCAGGTACTTAAGTTCCTTTATGTTGCATCAATTGCAGTGTTTTAACTTTATTCGGTTGGCGAAAGTTTCGAGGATGaaatttgtaacaccccaattttcaaagcgagggtgtatttttttttcaaaagaaattaaaataaatcagagaattaaataagataatacctttggataaataattgagtcattataatttacaagcagcggaaa
It includes:
- the LOC140920720 gene encoding uncharacterized protein, with the protein product MRCNDGQKVDLAVYMLESDAEHWWNCARGETEFLNLLQGGMSVVEYVAKFEALSRYSHYLRDNPQDEWKAIKFEQGLRPELQRFIGILEIRDYPTLVNKSRVAEKKMQALEAEKLKEKFNPVGKRCCKSEGQARSRPQNQGRVFTLQGEEVKESDGLIKVINCSDKSILVAPQPRAIDSPHSSKCFVSALACHRYLVEGAQGYMLLFSSKVEVEDNLTLMPVVGEFLDVFPNDVSSLPPNRELEFSIDLVPGCGPVSVAPYRMSALELKELKKQL